The Acidobacteriota bacterium DNA window GCGATCATTTCTTCGATAGAGATGGCGCTGTTTGAACTATGCGGCGGCGCGGACACGCCCGAATTCAAACAGGTGCAGCAGTTGGTGAAAGGCTTGCAATAGATGCGTGAAACGACAATCGAACAGTTTGAATGGCTGGAAACCAAGACTGAATACCGCGAAATCCGCCCGTCGAAACACGGCGAGGAATTGCGCTGGCTGGTCAACCGCGAAACGATCCGGCAACGCGCGACTGGCGCGACCGTCACGCGCTCGCACCTGCGCCACCCCGGCATTTGCGTGATGGTTCCCTTCACCGACGCAGACCACATCGTGCTGATGCGGCAATACCGCTACGCCGCGAATGAGTATCTGTGGGAACTCTCGGCGGGCACGCTGGCGGGGCGCGAAGAGAACGGTCGCATGATCTCCACCGAAACACCGGAGGAATGCGCGCGGCGTGAATTGCTGGAGGAAACCGGCTACGAGGCGCGCGACTGGCAGAAAGTCTGTGAATGTTACGCTATGCCGGGCAGCAGCGATGAGTTGATTCACCTTTTCTTTGCGCGTGGCCTGACGCAGCGCGAGCAGGCGTTGGATGTCGGCGAAATCATCAGCGAGATTCGCGCATTCAGTGCGGCGGAGTTGCGCGGGATGATCGCGCGCGGCGAGATTCGGGACGCGAAGACGTTGGTGGGATTGTTTTATGCGCTGTCAGGTACAGCAGGCTGCTAGCCTGCTGCCACCTTGCGGAGAGAGGCTTGTGCGAATTCATTTCATCTTCCATTCAACGGCAGCAGGCTAGCAGCCTGCTGTACTGCGGCAAACTGTCTCGGCCAAATGAATCTGTTCAGCGAGCAAGCGGCGTAATCAAAAATGTATTGCCGCTTTCACTGACAGATTCCCCGCTGGAGGTTACCCGTTATGTCGCTGCTGCTTTCGTTGCTGTTTTATCTGGCCGTCGCCGTTGCCGTCATTCTGGTCGCCGGCACGCTCATCACCTTTCTGGTCGAGCGCAGCCCATATCACCAACAATTTGTGCAGGGCCGCGTGCCCACGCCCGCACCGCAAGGGTTTTATCCGGGTATGGCGCACGTCCTGTTCGACAAACCCGTGCCCTGGCTTGGTAAATCGTTCGATAGCGCGGGGCAATTGGGCTTCAACATTTTCACGCCGCTGGGCGCGCGCATCCTCAAGCTTTTCTCGCCGCTTTACCGGCGCTTCAGCCGCAACGCTGACGGAAATACCAACGCGTATTACTTCAAAACTCGCACTGGTCAGGGCAAGAAGGACGCGCAGACCGAAGTCATCAAGCTTGATTACGACGCGCCCGAAAACCCGCTGTTCATTCGCATCATCCTGGACGAGATCGTCGAGCTTGCGCCGCAGCAATACCTGGGCAAAATTCACGTGAAGCTGCTGCCCGGCTTTTATGTGACCATCGGTTATTTCGGCTTGCGGAAACAGTGATCGTTACAAGAGGCAACAAGTTTCACCTCTCATCCCTCATCCCTTACCTTGCAGTCGTTCTCTGTCGAGCCGCATCAGCGTCGCCGTGCTTTTCGCCACCAGCGTGCCGTCATCAAGCGTGATCGTCACTTCGCAATAGGCCAGCGTTTTGCCCAGATTGACGATGCGGGCGTCAGCAATGATGTCGCGGTCTTTGACGGCTTTGAAGAAATTAATGCGCTGTTCGACGGTCGTGGCGAGTTGATCGGGCAAGACCAGCGTCATCAGCGCGTGCGCGGCAGCGGAATCGGCCAGCGCGTAAATCGCGCCACCGTGCAACGAAGCCGGTTGCAGCAATTCCTCGCGAAAGGGCAGTTTCATTTGCGCCCAGCCCGCGCCCGCGTCCAACAGTTCGATACCCATAAACCGCAGGAATGAAACGCGCGCCGAGGCGGCTTTTAACAGTTCGAATTCTTTGTTCACTGGCTTATTGCTCATTGGTGATGATGGGATTATCCTCCCAGCCGATTTCGTATACGCTCACAAACATTACGCCGCAATCTTCCCCCTGAAACCGCCCACGACGCAACAGGAACACGCGATGAATCAACCGGATCGTTCGCAACCCGTGCGCCACTTGCTGGCCCAGGAAAAACACGGCTTACTTTCGACGCTTTCACGCAAAGCCCAAGGCTGGCCGTTTGGTTCGCTGGCTCCTTTCGCACTGACCACGCGCGACGAGCCATTGCTGCTGTTGAGTCAGTTGGCCGAACACACGCAAAATATATTGGCCGACCCGCGCGTTAGCTTGTTCGTGCAGGAGGCGGCGGCACTGGCTAATCCGCAGGCAGGGGCGCGGGCAACGTTGCTGTGCACGGCGGAATTGGTAGCCGAACCCGAAGTCGAGGTGGCACGCCAAACGTATCTGCAACGCTTCCCCGAAGCGGCTTCCCTGTTTCAAATGGGTGACTTCCGGCTGTTCAAATTGAAGGTTGAACGGGTGCGCTTCATTCGCGGATTTGGCGAAATGTATTGGCTGAGCGGCGCGGAATTGTGAGGTAGAAGGACTGAACCAAAGCGCCCAGTGGCGCGTAACAAAGGCTATGCAAAGACGAGTTCATGACGGGTTTCAATTTCTGTTGCTGGCGTCCGGCTTGACGGTCGTTTTGTCATTCATTCCGGGCGCGGACTGGCTGGCCTATCCGTTCCGGCTCTTCGTCACCTTCATTCACGAAGGTGGACACGCCTTGCTGGCGCTGCTGACGGGCGGCTGGGTGACGGGGCTGCGCATCCATCTGGACGCGAGCGGCGAGACCTTTTCGACTGGCGGCGTGCCGCTCATCATCGCCAGCGCGGGTTATCTGGCCAGCACCGTTTATGGCGCGAGCCTGTTGGCGCTATGCCGCGATGGCCGGCACGCCAAAGCCGTGTTGACGCTGACGGCGGCGGCGGTCTTGGGGCTAACGCTGTTCTTTGCCAAAGGGATGCTCAGTTTACTGACCGGCATCGGGCTGGCCATTGCGCTGGTGTTTTGCGCCATAGCGCTAGCCGAACGCGCGGCGCATTTCTTCCTGAGCTTTCTGGCGATTCAATGCTGTTTGAATGCGCTCTTCGATCTACGCACGCTCTTTCTGATTTCGGCAGCCAGCGATACACCCAGCGACGCCTTTAATATGCAACGCATGACGGACGTCCCAGCGGTGGTCTGGGCGGTGATGTGGCTGGTCGGCTCGCTATGCGTGCTCTGGGTGGCCTTGCGCAGCTTTGGCAACCCCTATCCAAAGGCGCGCACGGTGACGCGGCGACGGCGGGCCGTGGTCAACCCTTAATTTTTTGCCTGATTGCGCACGGGTTTGGTCACACGCGGGCCTGTAGTATATTTGGAACCGTCTTGAGAGGCGGTCGTTACATTGACCGGTGAGCCAGCAATCCCGCGACCCTCAAGAACGACCTAAACCAAGGAGCACAAGTTTTATGAAGCAGAGACATCAACGCACACAGCGTCAACGCCAGGCGGGCTTTTCGCTGATCGAATTATTGATCGTGGTGGCGATCATCGGGATTCTGGCTGCGGTGGCGCTGCCGAAACTGCAAGCGAATCTCAAGCTGGGCCGCGAGACGGCAGCCATCTCTTCGCTGCGCACGATTCATACTGCCCAGGCGCAATACAACGCGATGAAAGGCAAGTTTGGCACTTTGAAAGAACTGGAAGGTGCGGGGCTGGTCGGCGCCAACTTCGCCAGCGGCCAGCCGGTCAGCCAATATCGCTACACGTCAACGGAGGCCGAAGCGGACAAGTATTGCATCCAGGCCACGCGGATCAGCCCCGGCGCCGCCGATCACGATTACAATGTGATCGAAGACGGCACCATCCGCGCACTCGAATCAAAGACGGTCAACGCCTTGCCGCACGGTGAAGGTGTGCCGATTTCGGATAGCGCCAATACGGCTGCGCAACCTGCACCCGCCGCTGGAGCGAAGTAGTCGTCTCGCATCTCTCTGAAAAGCAAAGCAGGCAAGCGATTCGTAAGGATGGCTTGCCTGCTTTGTATTTTTGGACTGTCAGTTTAGCAAATATACAGCAGGCTGGCGGCCTGCTGGTCGGTTGCCATCAGACCAACTGGCTTCCATTGGTTGACTGCTTTAGCCCGCAGCAAGCTGGCAGCTTGCTGTACCATGCCTAAAATTCACACGCTTTACTGCCGCAAAACCTGCACCTATAATCCGTTCTTACTTCCGCAACCGCTTCAGAAAGCGGGCATCCAAAGATTGCAGTTATGAGGAGTTACTATGGATAAGCATCGCTGGTTAAGCGCCTGCGTGATCGTGGCACTGGCCTTATTGGTTGGGTGGAGCGCGGTTTCAGCGCAGCAAGGCTCGGCATCTCAAACC harbors:
- a CDS encoding NUDIX hydrolase, coding for MRETTIEQFEWLETKTEYREIRPSKHGEELRWLVNRETIRQRATGATVTRSHLRHPGICVMVPFTDADHIVLMRQYRYAANEYLWELSAGTLAGREENGRMISTETPEECARRELLEETGYEARDWQKVCECYAMPGSSDELIHLFFARGLTQREQALDVGEIISEIRAFSAAELRGMIARGEIRDAKTLVGLFYALSGTAGC
- a CDS encoding PaaI family thioesterase, encoding MNKEFELLKAASARVSFLRFMGIELLDAGAGWAQMKLPFREELLQPASLHGGAIYALADSAAAHALMTLVLPDQLATTVEQRINFFKAVKDRDIIADARIVNLGKTLAYCEVTITLDDGTLVAKSTATLMRLDRERLQGKG
- a CDS encoding pyridoxamine 5'-phosphate oxidase family protein, yielding MNQPDRSQPVRHLLAQEKHGLLSTLSRKAQGWPFGSLAPFALTTRDEPLLLLSQLAEHTQNILADPRVSLFVQEAAALANPQAGARATLLCTAELVAEPEVEVARQTYLQRFPEAASLFQMGDFRLFKLKVERVRFIRGFGEMYWLSGAEL
- a CDS encoding M50 family metallopeptidase — its product is MQRRVHDGFQFLLLASGLTVVLSFIPGADWLAYPFRLFVTFIHEGGHALLALLTGGWVTGLRIHLDASGETFSTGGVPLIIASAGYLASTVYGASLLALCRDGRHAKAVLTLTAAAVLGLTLFFAKGMLSLLTGIGLAIALVFCAIALAERAAHFFLSFLAIQCCLNALFDLRTLFLISAASDTPSDAFNMQRMTDVPAVVWAVMWLVGSLCVLWVALRSFGNPYPKARTVTRRRRAVVNP